The Anomalospiza imberbis isolate Cuckoo-Finch-1a 21T00152 chromosome 7, ASM3175350v1, whole genome shotgun sequence genome has a window encoding:
- the RBM44 gene encoding RNA-binding protein 44 — translation MFVLDELDNNYSSMRRKINMGIPLNELPPLSVELKFSPLSSFYIPSKFFRKSLYSEQVYDRTRLGALSSDFLDLPGEGKADFEEPKRQEKGISVNMDKSQTDGDQPGDSASPETWEEQPKDQALERGCVENEEGSEYWFDAKEDLSVTDISVMCKEMKKQQGKQDSIDSREVKRVGSGNELSSVPVGGPKPSVPEVGLFLICRRNFLPL, via the exons ATGTTTGTTTTGGATGAGCTGGACAATAATTACAGCAGtatgagaaggaaaataaacatgGGCATACCTTTAAATGAACTTCCACCACTGTCAGTTGAGCTGAAGTTTTCCCCACTCTCTTCCTTTTACATCCCCTCCAAG ttttTCAGAAAGAGTCTTTACTCTGA GCAGGTATATGATAGAACACGTTTAGGAGCCCTGTCCAGTGACTTTCT TGATCTTCCAGGTGAAGGGAAAGCTGACTTTGAAGAACCAAAACGGCAAGAAAAGGGGATTTCTGTCAATATG GACAAATCACAGACTGATGGTGATCAGCCAGGTGACTCTGCTTCCCCTGAGACATGGGAAGAACAACCTAAAGATCAGGCTCTGGAACGTG GCTGTGTAGAAAATGAGGAAGGAAGTGAGTATTGGTTTGATGCTAAGGAAGATTTGTCAGTGACAGATATTTCAGTAATgtgcaaagaaatgaaaaagcaacAAGGAAAACAAGACTCGATTGACTCGAGAG AAGTGAAGAGAGTGGGGAGTGGGAATGAACTTTCTTCTGTTCCTGTTGGTGGCCCAAAACCCTCAGTGCCCGAGGTAGGTCTGTTCTTAATTTGTAGGAGGAATTTCTTGCCTCTTTAA